From the genome of Blautia pseudococcoides, one region includes:
- a CDS encoding response regulator transcription factor → MRILIAEDEKRASRGLRNLIMMVSDKHEIVGEAADGKEAFELMKLLEPEVVFTDIKMPYMDGIALIRAARAQDMKTKFVIISAYEEFELARQAISLGVTDYLVKPLVPEDIEDIIQRLEEYNSITWDKENRNLKSRYPNAHPLILKAMHIIECSYASKISQKDLAADLGVSAEYFSYLFSRDVGENFSRFLRRYRIEKAQELLLEGEISKDEVLYSVGFSDPKYFNKCFKEETGVNVTEFMKARR, encoded by the coding sequence GTGAGAATACTAATTGCGGAAGATGAGAAGAGGGCAAGCAGAGGCCTTAGAAATCTGATCATGATGGTATCAGACAAGCACGAAATAGTCGGTGAGGCTGCAGATGGGAAAGAAGCATTTGAGCTTATGAAGCTCTTGGAACCTGAGGTGGTCTTTACTGATATTAAAATGCCATATATGGATGGGATCGCGCTGATCAGAGCTGCCAGGGCCCAGGATATGAAGACGAAATTTGTTATTATCAGTGCGTACGAGGAATTTGAACTTGCCAGGCAGGCAATCTCTTTGGGCGTAACAGACTATCTGGTCAAACCTCTGGTGCCTGAAGATATTGAGGATATTATCCAAAGGCTGGAGGAGTACAACAGCATTACATGGGATAAGGAGAATCGGAATCTAAAAAGCAGATATCCCAATGCGCATCCGCTGATATTAAAGGCAATGCACATTATAGAATGTTCCTATGCCTCTAAAATCTCACAGAAAGACCTGGCTGCAGACCTGGGGGTCAGTGCTGAATATTTCAGTTATCTGTTCAGCAGAGATGTGGGGGAGAATTTTTCCAGATTTTTAAGAAGGTATCGCATTGAAAAAGCCCAGGAGCTTTTGCTGGAGGGAGAAATCTCAAAGGATGAAGTGCTGTACAGTGTGGGCTTTTCAGACCCAAAGTATTTCAATAAATGCTTCAAGGAAGAAACGGGAGTCAATGTGACGGAGTTTATGAAAGCGAGACGTTAA